In the genome of Candidatus Scalindua japonica, one region contains:
- a CDS encoding DUF502 domain-containing protein: MKHHLRKYLIAGILFILPIGITLFFLRFLMKISAGNMVKITSQYWDHVHPILAWGISLVLFILLIYGLGLFATHIIGRRLIAFGEKIIMWVPFLKTVYGVSKQVVNAFIDPNRVAFKSVVLVEFPQPGIRVIGFITGKIEDAKGKNCYKVFVPTSPNPTSGFFLIVRFDEIQHTNLSVEDGMKMIVSGGLVAPSKIQEG, translated from the coding sequence ATGAAACATCATCTGCGGAAATATCTCATTGCCGGAATTCTATTTATTCTACCAATAGGAATTACTCTGTTTTTTCTGCGATTTTTAATGAAAATATCCGCAGGTAACATGGTAAAAATTACCTCACAGTATTGGGACCATGTTCATCCGATTCTGGCATGGGGAATATCGCTTGTATTATTTATCCTGTTAATATACGGATTAGGACTCTTTGCCACTCATATAATAGGACGTCGTTTAATAGCATTCGGGGAAAAAATAATAATGTGGGTCCCCTTCTTAAAAACAGTCTACGGCGTATCAAAACAGGTCGTAAATGCGTTTATCGACCCTAATCGAGTGGCATTCAAATCCGTAGTGCTGGTAGAATTCCCTCAACCAGGGATTAGAGTCATCGGTTTCATTACCGGTAAAATAGAGGATGCAAAGGGTAAAAACTGTTATAAGGTGTTTGTGCCGACCAGCCCGAACCCTACATCAGGGTTTTTTCTTATTGTCCGATTTGATGAAATACAGCATACGAACCTTTCTGTAGAAGATGGCATGAAAATGATTGTTTCGGGAGGACTTGTAGCTCCTTCTAAAATTCAAGAGGGATAA
- a CDS encoding DUF3786 domain-containing protein: protein MAIPLKTQTGESKAWEILGGLDPQNVCSKAKVTYDSSFNIYTLNSFGQAIIVSMAGKTIDSDSKESDLLLNKLGDYSRLSILWYLINAKDIAFSKKLVRPENLKGGNIYSKGTHVLPLGRIVDKYGSDIEGFLHRGVEIGSEILNYGDVSLRLFPLPRVPVTIILWKGDEEFSPRADFLFDSTCEHHLPVDILWSTAMMSVLVMLS from the coding sequence GAGTCGAAAGCCTGGGAGATTCTTGGGGGCCTTGACCCTCAAAATGTATGCAGCAAGGCAAAAGTGACTTATGATAGCTCCTTCAATATATATACTTTGAATTCATTTGGTCAGGCTATAATTGTTTCCATGGCAGGCAAAACAATTGATAGTGATTCAAAAGAAAGTGATTTGTTACTTAATAAACTTGGAGACTATTCCAGGTTATCAATTCTCTGGTATCTTATAAATGCAAAGGATATTGCCTTTTCAAAAAAACTGGTAAGGCCGGAAAACCTGAAAGGAGGAAATATATATTCAAAAGGAACACATGTACTTCCTCTTGGCAGAATTGTTGACAAATACGGCAGTGATATTGAAGGGTTTTTACACAGAGGTGTGGAAATCGGAAGTGAAATATTGAATTACGGAGATGTGTCTCTGAGGCTATTTCCTTTACCAAGGGTCCCGGTTACAATAATATTATGGAAGGGCGATGAAGAGTTTTCTCCCAGAGCGGACTTTTTATTTGATTCTACTTGTGAACATCATCTACCAGTAGATATTCTCTGGTCAACTGCCATGATGAGTGTTTTGGTAATGCTTTCGTAA
- a CDS encoding sensor domain-containing protein, with the protein MDDIKKASEQFVILDHSPIGHFILRKDLVVIFWNKCMEDWSGIFRDKIVGTDLATHFSHLEDGKYISRIKGIFQCSAPITFPSQVDKYFIPSPLPGGKYRIQSTFVTSIPAQENGEYYAFFSIQDETNVMAALESNNRALRQLKKEIEVRKQAEGQLVKLARYDNVTGLANRSLLREGLLRALAKTRRNHKTFALMFLDLDHFKDINDTMGHDVGDLLLKSVADRLKRRVRENDLVARMGGDEFAILIDDCTPDNAAHISQSILDALAPFHKLDNNEVFVSSSIGIAMCPDAGEDPETICKSADTAMYLAKKMGRNNFQFFSQKLHEQTMKRIHLENDLRRALDQKEFVLFYQPKVDKGGNVVGMEALIRWQHNTLGMISPSKFIPMAEKTGLITPISEWVLHTACTQISEWQKNHYLSNNAKLAVNVSLRQLKQDSFWDTLQETLSLTQLEPHCLELELSENSIMDNPQATITLLNKIHQMGPFITIDDFGTGYSSLYYLRRLPIDAIKIDMSFVQGIGKDNNDEEIIKVIITLARSLGLKSVAEGVETNEQVNFLHENQCDSLQGFYFCRPLPAEVATHFLKEISSEEKLEESQLLITD; encoded by the coding sequence ATGGATGATATAAAAAAGGCATCCGAGCAATTTGTCATTCTTGACCACTCCCCAATTGGTCATTTTATTCTCAGGAAGGATTTAGTAGTTATTTTCTGGAATAAATGTATGGAGGATTGGTCCGGTATTTTCAGGGATAAAATTGTTGGAACAGACCTTGCAACTCACTTTTCACACCTTGAGGATGGTAAGTACATTAGCCGTATAAAAGGTATATTTCAATGCAGTGCACCAATTACATTCCCATCACAAGTTGATAAATATTTTATACCATCACCTCTGCCTGGAGGAAAATATCGTATTCAAAGCACATTTGTTACTTCCATTCCCGCACAGGAAAATGGAGAATATTATGCTTTTTTTTCTATACAGGATGAAACAAATGTTATGGCAGCCCTTGAAAGTAATAATAGAGCCTTGCGTCAGCTGAAAAAGGAAATAGAGGTCCGTAAACAGGCAGAAGGACAATTGGTAAAGCTTGCGCGTTATGATAATGTAACAGGCCTGGCTAATCGTTCTCTATTACGAGAAGGCCTGTTAAGAGCACTTGCTAAGACACGTCGTAATCACAAAACATTTGCTTTGATGTTTCTGGATCTGGATCATTTTAAGGATATCAATGATACTATGGGTCACGATGTAGGAGATTTATTACTGAAAAGTGTTGCCGACAGATTAAAGCGTCGTGTGCGTGAAAACGATCTAGTTGCCCGCATGGGGGGAGATGAATTTGCCATACTTATTGACGACTGTACCCCTGACAATGCGGCACATATTTCACAGAGTATTCTTGATGCTCTTGCTCCATTTCATAAGTTAGATAACAATGAAGTCTTTGTAAGTTCCAGTATTGGGATTGCAATGTGTCCTGATGCCGGTGAAGACCCTGAAACTATCTGTAAGTCTGCAGATACCGCAATGTACCTCGCAAAGAAAATGGGAAGAAACAACTTCCAGTTCTTTTCACAGAAATTGCACGAACAGACAATGAAACGTATACATCTAGAAAATGATCTCAGGCGTGCTCTTGACCAGAAGGAGTTTGTTCTCTTTTACCAGCCCAAGGTAGATAAGGGTGGCAATGTTGTTGGAATGGAAGCCTTGATTCGTTGGCAACACAATACATTAGGCATGATAAGTCCAAGTAAGTTTATACCTATGGCAGAAAAAACAGGTTTAATCACTCCAATCAGTGAATGGGTGTTACATACTGCGTGTACGCAAATAAGTGAGTGGCAGAAAAACCACTACTTATCAAATAATGCGAAACTTGCAGTAAATGTCTCTCTTAGACAGTTAAAACAGGATTCTTTCTGGGACACATTACAAGAAACTCTATCTTTAACGCAACTGGAACCTCATTGTTTAGAGTTAGAATTATCTGAGAACTCTATCATGGATAATCCACAAGCAACGATTACATTACTTAATAAAATACACCAGATGGGTCCTTTTATTACAATAGATGATTTTGGAACAGGCTACTCTTCCCTGTACTACCTTAGGCGATTACCCATTGATGCCATAAAAATCGATATGTCTTTTGTGCAAGGCATTGGTAAAGATAATAATGATGAAGAAATTATTAAGGTAATAATCACTCTGGCCAGAAGTCTGGGGTTAAAGTCTGTTGCAGAGGGTGTAGAGACAAATGAGCAGGTCAATTTTCTGCATGAAAACCAGTGTGATAGTTTGCAGGGTTTTTATTTTTGTCGCCCATTACCTGCTGAAGTTGCGACACACTTTCTGAAGGAGATATCATCTGAAGAGAAGCTGGAAGAATCCCAACTTTTAATTACCGATTGA
- the corA gene encoding magnesium/cobalt transporter CorA — protein MPRFNKKRSKKAGLPPGTLVHVGKKRTEKTRITILDYDQTDFREREVKSVEKCFPFKDTSTVTWINIDGIHQIEIIEKIGKHFNLHPLVLEDIVNTEQRPKLDDFEGYIFLVMKMPYFDKENNTIKLEQISLVLGPNFVISFQELEGDALNPVRERIKNGRVRIRRSGTDYLIYALIDAIVDNYFTILEKTGEQIANIEEKLLNEPEKETLHDIHDLKREMLLFRKAVWPLRELVSSLERGELELINEPTRVFLRDVYDHTIQVIDTIETFRDMLTGMLDLYLSSISNKTNEVMRVLTIIATIFIPLTFVAGLYGMNFEYMPELKWKWSYPLVLLVISVTGIFMLFYFRRKKWL, from the coding sequence TGCCACGATTTAATAAAAAACGGTCAAAAAAAGCGGGTCTTCCACCAGGTACTCTTGTCCATGTAGGTAAAAAGAGGACAGAAAAGACAAGGATTACCATTCTTGATTATGATCAGACAGATTTCAGGGAAAGGGAGGTAAAATCAGTTGAAAAGTGCTTTCCTTTTAAAGATACATCTACTGTAACCTGGATAAATATCGATGGTATTCATCAGATTGAAATAATTGAGAAAATAGGAAAGCATTTTAATCTTCATCCCCTTGTGCTGGAAGACATCGTGAATACAGAGCAGCGTCCTAAACTGGACGATTTTGAAGGTTATATTTTTCTTGTCATGAAAATGCCATATTTTGACAAAGAAAACAATACAATAAAGTTAGAGCAGATTAGCCTGGTACTTGGTCCAAACTTTGTTATATCGTTTCAGGAATTGGAAGGAGATGCTTTGAACCCCGTCAGAGAAAGGATTAAAAACGGAAGGGTCCGCATTAGAAGATCCGGGACTGATTATCTTATCTATGCCTTAATAGATGCTATAGTTGATAACTATTTCACCATTCTGGAAAAAACAGGAGAACAGATTGCAAATATTGAAGAAAAGCTTTTGAATGAACCGGAAAAAGAGACCTTGCACGATATTCATGACCTGAAAAGGGAAATGTTATTGTTTCGTAAGGCCGTATGGCCTTTAAGAGAGTTAGTAAGTAGCCTGGAAAGAGGAGAATTGGAGTTAATTAATGAACCAACCAGGGTATTCCTGAGGGATGTATATGATCATACAATCCAGGTGATTGATACGATTGAGACGTTTCGGGACATGCTTACCGGTATGCTCGATCTTTACCTGTCAAGTATCAGTAACAAGACTAACGAAGTCATGAGGGTACTGACGATTATTGCCACAATATTCATACCCCTGACCTTTGTCGCCGGTCTCTATGGGATGAATTTTGAATATATGCCTGAACTTAAATGGAAATGGAGTTATCCATTAGTTTTGCTTGTAATATCAGTTACCGGCATATTCATGTTGTTTTATTTTAGAAGAAAGAAGTGGTTGTAA